One window of Kosakonia cowanii JCM 10956 = DSM 18146 genomic DNA carries:
- the pqqF gene encoding pyrroloquinoline quinone biosynthesis protein PqqF has protein sequence MQTRQLHLDNGLHVTLVHQPDARQAAALWCVDAGSLQEPQGWPGLAHLLEHMLFRGSLGFPQAQRLISWVPSQGGRLNASTRLAQTAYFFEVPADLLEPGLLRLTDMLVTPQLNESEILAEASVIDAEYRLLQHDAEKRREAALLKMLDGDGQLARFRIGNHASFGDESAPLQQALQAFHQQHYHAGNLRLFLQGPQTLENLEALARCSAAPPPSAREADALMPLTLERGDCALHQPRETMLVLSFTPPAAASGALRLLETLLLDETAGGLMDIWRQRNLVTAINLQADCLNAETLWLRFTFTLRDETVSPAQVESLFFRWLDAVSALSEAQCQALCNFTQHAFMQLAPLEALRARAIGLLPPDPDGWPALLAAITPANASRLWASPEVRGETVESQGFTLTLAPFVPQAAHDEPVSFTPFPTPAPLHAPALPSASAPLAWQPAEGDASLRLRPQPTTAFSDETGWWLASRLRPLSAWAARQGGVLTVQREQGIWQLHLCGEALLMQSLLAEINQILQREDANAGVQARLALAQETAREMQGSAVRRLLAQLPRELTTADIHPAQQAWQAHLAGGDAALHQALSRLLSTFIFPVETETDAPPLIAVGKHFTLDTQEEDNALLLFLPVEEEIEEMQALVQRYQPLFFHQMRVERSLGYVAQCQWYYCADRQGVLVVMQSPTHSPDALREEAQGFFVQQASATPGPQAEWLAQQMPNAWRGTSGKAATGVQRNSY, from the coding sequence ATGCAGACCCGACAGCTCCACCTCGACAATGGGTTGCACGTCACCCTGGTGCATCAACCCGACGCGCGCCAGGCGGCAGCGCTGTGGTGCGTCGATGCCGGCAGCCTGCAAGAGCCGCAGGGCTGGCCGGGGCTGGCGCATCTACTGGAGCATATGCTGTTTCGCGGCAGCCTCGGTTTTCCGCAGGCGCAGCGCCTAATCAGCTGGGTACCCTCGCAAGGCGGGCGGCTTAACGCCTCAACCCGGCTGGCGCAGACGGCCTACTTTTTTGAGGTGCCAGCTGACCTGCTGGAGCCGGGTCTGTTACGCCTTACCGATATGCTGGTGACACCGCAGCTTAATGAGAGCGAGATCCTCGCCGAAGCCTCGGTGATCGACGCAGAGTATCGCCTGTTACAGCACGATGCTGAAAAACGCCGTGAAGCCGCCCTGCTAAAAATGTTGGATGGTGATGGTCAGCTGGCGCGTTTTCGCATCGGCAATCACGCAAGCTTTGGCGACGAATCCGCCCCGCTTCAGCAGGCATTGCAGGCTTTCCACCAGCAGCACTATCACGCCGGGAACCTGCGCCTCTTTTTACAGGGGCCGCAAACGCTGGAGAATCTCGAAGCGCTGGCGCGCTGTAGCGCTGCGCCGCCTCCCTCTGCCAGAGAGGCCGATGCGTTAATGCCGCTCACCCTCGAACGGGGAGATTGCGCGCTGCATCAGCCGCGCGAAACCATGCTGGTGCTGAGCTTTACCCCTCCCGCCGCCGCCAGCGGCGCGCTGCGTCTGCTGGAAACCCTGCTGCTGGACGAAACCGCAGGCGGGTTGATGGATATCTGGCGCCAGCGCAACCTGGTGACAGCCATCAACTTGCAGGCCGATTGCCTGAATGCCGAAACCCTCTGGTTGCGGTTCACTTTTACGCTGCGCGATGAAACCGTCAGCCCCGCACAGGTTGAATCCCTCTTCTTCCGCTGGCTGGATGCCGTCAGCGCCCTGAGCGAGGCGCAGTGTCAGGCGCTCTGCAATTTTACGCAGCACGCGTTTATGCAGCTCGCACCGCTTGAAGCACTGCGCGCGCGCGCCATTGGCCTGCTGCCGCCCGATCCCGACGGCTGGCCTGCCTTGCTGGCCGCCATTACCCCGGCAAACGCCAGCCGGTTATGGGCCTCGCCTGAGGTGCGCGGAGAAACCGTTGAGAGCCAGGGCTTTACCCTGACGCTGGCGCCTTTCGTGCCGCAAGCGGCACACGATGAGCCGGTCTCGTTTACCCCCTTCCCGACGCCTGCGCCGCTGCATGCGCCTGCGCTCCCTTCAGCCTCTGCGCCGCTGGCGTGGCAACCGGCAGAGGGCGATGCTTCATTGCGGCTGCGACCACAGCCCACCACGGCGTTTAGTGATGAAACCGGCTGGTGGCTGGCATCACGCCTGCGCCCACTCAGTGCATGGGCAGCCCGCCAGGGCGGCGTGTTGACCGTGCAGCGTGAGCAGGGGATCTGGCAGCTTCACCTCTGCGGAGAGGCGCTGTTGATGCAGTCCCTTCTGGCGGAAATTAACCAGATTTTGCAGCGCGAGGATGCTAACGCCGGGGTGCAGGCGCGCCTTGCGCTGGCGCAGGAGACCGCCCGCGAGATGCAGGGCAGCGCCGTGCGCCGCCTGCTGGCGCAATTGCCGCGCGAACTGACAACGGCTGACATTCATCCCGCTCAACAAGCGTGGCAAGCGCATCTGGCGGGCGGCGACGCGGCGCTGCATCAGGCGCTCTCCCGCCTGTTAAGCACCTTTATCTTTCCTGTTGAGACCGAAACAGACGCACCGCCGCTTATCGCGGTCGGCAAGCACTTCACGCTCGATACGCAGGAGGAGGACAACGCGCTGCTGCTGTTCCTGCCGGTTGAAGAGGAGATTGAGGAGATGCAGGCGCTTGTCCAGCGCTATCAACCGCTCTTTTTCCACCAGATGCGTGTCGAGCGCAGCCTCGGCTACGTCGCCCAGTGCCAGTGGTACTACTGCGCGGATCGGCAAGGTGTGCTGGTAGTGATGCAGTCGCCGACTCACTCCCCGGATGCGCTACGCGAAGAGGCGCAAGGGTTCTTTGTGCAGCAGGCCAGCGCAACGCCCGGCCCGCAAGCCGAGTGGCTGGCGCAGCAGATGCCGAATGCCTGGCGCGGCACGAGCGGGAAAGCAGCGACTGGTGTCCAGAGGAACTCTTATTAG
- the pqqE gene encoding pyrroloquinoline quinone biosynthesis protein PqqE, with protein sequence MSEAVKSVNPPLWLLAELTYRCPLQCPYCSNPLDFSAQEQELSTAQWIEVFRQARAMGSVQLGFSGGEPLLRKDLPELIAAARGMGFYTNLITSGIGLSEKKLHTFADAGLDHIQISFQASDPELNAALAGNEKAFHQKLAMAKAVKALGYPMVLNFVLHRHNIDQIDRIIALALQLEADDVELATCQFYGWAQLNREGLLPSREQIARAEAVVSDYRAKMAESGNLTNLLFVTPDYYEERPKGCMGGWGAIFLSVTPEGTALPCHSARQLPVKFPSVLEHSLEHIWYDSFGFNRYRGNDWMPEPCRSCPEKEQDFGGCRCQAYMLTGDAANADPVCSKSPHHGTILAAREEANHSRIGVHELRFRNRVNSQLIVKG encoded by the coding sequence GTGAGTGAGGCCGTCAAAAGCGTCAATCCGCCGCTCTGGCTGCTGGCGGAGCTGACCTATCGCTGCCCGCTACAGTGCCCCTACTGCTCCAACCCGCTCGACTTCTCGGCCCAGGAGCAGGAGCTGAGCACGGCGCAGTGGATTGAGGTATTTCGCCAGGCGCGGGCGATGGGCAGCGTGCAGCTCGGTTTTTCCGGCGGTGAGCCGCTGCTGCGCAAAGATTTGCCGGAGCTGATTGCCGCCGCGCGCGGGATGGGGTTCTACACCAATCTGATCACCTCCGGCATTGGCCTGAGCGAGAAGAAGCTGCACACCTTTGCCGATGCCGGGCTGGATCATATCCAGATCAGCTTCCAGGCCAGCGATCCTGAACTGAATGCCGCGCTGGCAGGCAACGAAAAAGCCTTTCACCAGAAGCTGGCGATGGCGAAAGCGGTTAAAGCGCTCGGCTACCCGATGGTGCTGAACTTCGTCTTGCACCGGCACAATATCGACCAGATCGACCGGATTATCGCCCTGGCGTTACAGCTGGAAGCCGATGACGTTGAACTGGCGACCTGCCAGTTTTACGGCTGGGCACAGCTTAACCGTGAAGGGCTGCTGCCGAGCCGCGAGCAGATTGCCCGCGCCGAAGCGGTGGTCAGCGACTACCGGGCGAAGATGGCGGAAAGCGGCAATCTGACCAACTTACTGTTTGTCACCCCGGACTACTATGAAGAGCGCCCGAAGGGCTGCATGGGCGGCTGGGGGGCGATCTTCTTAAGCGTGACGCCGGAAGGCACCGCGCTGCCGTGCCACAGCGCGCGCCAGCTGCCAGTGAAGTTCCCCTCAGTGCTGGAGCACTCGCTGGAGCACATCTGGTATGACTCCTTCGGCTTTAACCGCTATCGTGGCAATGACTGGATGCCGGAGCCGTGCCGCTCCTGCCCGGAGAAGGAGCAGGACTTTGGCGGCTGCCGCTGCCAGGCCTATATGCTGACCGGCGATGCAGCGAATGCCGACCCGGTATGCAGCAAGTCGCCGCATCACGGCACCATCCTCGCGGCACGCGAAGAGGCCAACCATAGCCGCATCGGCGTGCATGAACTGCGTTTTCGCAACCGCGTTAACTCGCAACTGATTGTCAAAGGCTAA
- the pqqD gene encoding pyrroloquinoline quinone biosynthesis peptide chaperone PqqD translates to MHIQAHHIPAFRRGYRLQWEAAQDCHVILYPEGMAKLNDSATAILSEVDGIKSVGEIIATLEARFPDAEELAADVLDFLAQAYAQKWVIFRE, encoded by the coding sequence ATGCACATTCAGGCACACCATATTCCCGCCTTCCGCCGGGGTTACCGCCTGCAGTGGGAAGCCGCTCAGGATTGCCATGTGATCCTCTACCCGGAAGGGATGGCGAAGCTGAACGACAGCGCCACGGCGATCCTCTCAGAAGTCGATGGCATTAAAAGTGTGGGCGAGATTATCGCCACGCTGGAGGCGCGTTTTCCCGACGCCGAAGAGCTAGCCGCCGACGTGCTCGATTTCCTGGCGCAGGCCTATGCACAGAAGTGGGTGATTTTCCGTGAGTGA
- the pqqC gene encoding pyrroloquinoline-quinone synthase PqqC, producing the protein MSEAICLTPEEFEAALRAKGQYYHIHHPYHIAMHNGEATREQIQGWVANRFYYQTSIPLKDAAIMANCPHPEVRRQWVQRILDHDGEGESEGGIEAWLRLGEAVGLTRESLLSEERVLPGVRFAVDAYVNFARRACWQEAACSSLTELFAPQIHQSRLDSWPQHYTWIEPQGYDYFRSRLGQARRDVEHGLSLALEWCDTAEKQQRMLDILQFKLDILWSMLDAMTMAYSLHRAPYHTVTADAVWHTRRLV; encoded by the coding sequence ATGAGTGAAGCAATATGCCTGACGCCCGAGGAGTTTGAGGCCGCATTACGGGCGAAGGGTCAGTACTATCATATTCATCACCCTTATCACATCGCGATGCATAACGGTGAAGCGACGCGGGAGCAGATCCAGGGCTGGGTCGCCAACCGCTTCTACTACCAGACCAGCATTCCGCTGAAAGACGCGGCGATCATGGCCAACTGCCCGCATCCGGAAGTGCGCCGCCAGTGGGTGCAACGCATTCTCGATCACGATGGCGAGGGGGAAAGCGAAGGCGGCATCGAAGCGTGGCTGCGTCTTGGCGAAGCGGTGGGGTTAACCCGCGAAAGCCTGCTCTCGGAAGAGCGGGTGCTGCCGGGCGTGCGTTTCGCGGTGGATGCTTACGTCAACTTTGCCCGCCGCGCCTGCTGGCAAGAGGCGGCATGCAGCTCGCTGACCGAACTCTTCGCGCCGCAGATCCACCAGTCGCGCCTCGACAGCTGGCCGCAGCACTACACGTGGATTGAACCGCAGGGGTATGACTACTTCCGCAGCCGTCTCGGCCAGGCGCGACGCGATGTCGAGCACGGTTTGTCGCTGGCGCTGGAGTGGTGCGACACCGCCGAGAAGCAGCAGCGGATGCTCGACATCCTGCAATTTAAACTCGACATCCTCTGGAGCATGCTTGATGCGATGACCATGGCCTATAGCCTTCATCGCGCGCCCTATCACACCGTCACCGCAGACGCGGTGTGGCACACAAGGAGACTGGTGTAA
- the pqqB gene encoding pyrroloquinoline quinone biosynthesis protein PqqB, which yields MLITVLGSAAGGGFPQWNCNCPNCAGVRNGTMQTSARTQSSIAISDDGKNWVLCNASPDISQQLRATPALNRPEQLRGTAIGAIILTDSQIDHSAGLLSLREGCPHQVWCTPEVHDDLSTGFPVFPMLSHWNGGLQHHPVEPLARFQVAVCPQLHFTAIPLLSNAPPYSPYRDRPLPGHNVALFIEDSNSGQSLLYAPGLGEPDETIMPWLQRADCLLIDGTLWRDNELSATGVGGHSGKAMGHLALAEEQGLASLLATLPARRKILIHINNTNPILNEASPERKSLEQQGIEVSWDGMVIAL from the coding sequence ATGCTGATTACTGTTTTAGGTTCCGCAGCGGGCGGCGGCTTTCCCCAATGGAACTGCAACTGCCCGAACTGCGCGGGAGTGCGTAACGGCACAATGCAAACCTCAGCGCGCACGCAATCGTCGATTGCGATAAGCGATGACGGCAAAAATTGGGTGTTGTGCAACGCCTCGCCCGATATCAGCCAGCAATTACGCGCCACGCCGGCGCTGAACAGGCCAGAACAGCTGCGCGGTACCGCCATTGGCGCGATTATCCTGACCGACAGCCAGATTGATCACAGCGCGGGGCTGCTAAGCCTGCGCGAAGGGTGCCCACATCAGGTGTGGTGCACGCCGGAAGTGCATGATGATCTCAGTACCGGCTTTCCCGTCTTCCCGATGCTCAGCCACTGGAACGGCGGGCTGCAACATCACCCTGTTGAGCCGCTGGCGCGCTTCCAGGTGGCGGTTTGCCCGCAGTTGCACTTTACCGCTATCCCGCTGCTGAGCAATGCGCCGCCCTACTCGCCTTATCGCGATCGCCCGCTACCCGGGCACAACGTGGCGCTGTTTATTGAAGACAGCAACAGCGGGCAGAGCCTGCTTTACGCGCCGGGTCTCGGCGAGCCAGATGAGACGATTATGCCGTGGTTGCAGCGCGCCGACTGCCTGCTGATCGACGGCACGCTGTGGCGTGATAACGAGCTGAGCGCTACCGGCGTTGGCGGCCACAGCGGCAAAGCGATGGGTCACCTGGCGTTAGCCGAAGAGCAGGGTCTTGCATCTTTGCTCGCGACGCTGCCCGCCCGTCGCAAGATTTTAATTCATATTAACAATACCAACCCGATCCTGAATGAAGCCTCCCCGGAGCGAAAAAGCCTTGAGCAACAGGGGATTGAAGTGAGCTGGGACGGGATGGTTATCGCGCTATAA
- the pqqA gene encoding pyrroloquinoline quinone precursor peptide PqqA, which translates to MWTKPTFVDLRLGLEVTLYISNR; encoded by the coding sequence ATGTGGACTAAACCAACGTTCGTGGATCTGCGCTTAGGTCTGGAAGTCACTCTCTATATTTCCAACCGCTAA
- a CDS encoding dipeptidase, whose amino-acid sequence MAVQLPVFDGHNDLLLRLWMEQPDTSVEQVFSGLNGGHLDFPRMQRAGFAGGLFAVFVPPARYIAEMRGITPDAAQALHDPLQITHQQIDLFYRMVDASEGRMRVCHSAQEIAQCLQDGTIALVLHIEGADALNAELEPLDALVARGVRSIGPFWNLPNVFGEGVNGRFPGSPDTGPGLSEAGKRLIHACNQRRILIDLSHMNERAFWDTAALSNAPLVASHSNAHALCPQPRNLTDAQLEAIAASDGLVGVNFGTAFLREDGKRDARTPLHKIFQHIDYLLTKLGEDRVAFGSDFDGIDLPEELGDVTGLPRLMALLTSSGISQSLAEKLAWRNWLRVLNMTWGN is encoded by the coding sequence ATGGCGGTGCAACTCCCCGTGTTTGATGGTCATAACGATCTGCTGCTGCGGTTATGGATGGAGCAGCCAGACACCTCTGTCGAACAGGTTTTCAGCGGCCTTAACGGCGGCCATCTCGATTTTCCCCGTATGCAGCGCGCCGGTTTTGCCGGCGGGCTGTTCGCCGTCTTTGTGCCTCCCGCGCGTTATATCGCAGAGATGCGCGGCATCACGCCCGATGCGGCGCAGGCGCTGCACGATCCGCTCCAGATCACCCACCAGCAGATCGATCTCTTCTACCGTATGGTCGACGCCTCCGAGGGCAGAATGCGCGTCTGCCACAGTGCGCAGGAGATTGCGCAGTGCCTGCAAGATGGCACCATTGCGCTGGTACTGCATATTGAAGGTGCCGACGCGCTCAACGCAGAGTTAGAGCCGCTTGATGCGCTGGTCGCTCGTGGCGTGCGCAGTATTGGGCCGTTCTGGAACCTGCCGAATGTGTTTGGCGAAGGGGTAAACGGCCGCTTTCCCGGTTCGCCGGATACCGGGCCAGGCCTGAGCGAGGCGGGCAAACGGCTTATCCACGCCTGCAACCAACGGCGGATTCTGATCGACCTCTCGCATATGAATGAACGGGCGTTCTGGGACACCGCTGCCCTCAGCAATGCGCCGTTAGTCGCCAGCCACTCCAATGCTCACGCCCTCTGTCCGCAGCCGCGCAACCTCACCGATGCTCAGCTGGAGGCGATTGCCGCCAGCGACGGGCTGGTGGGCGTTAACTTCGGTACCGCCTTCCTGCGCGAAGACGGCAAGCGCGACGCCCGCACCCCTTTACACAAAATTTTCCAACACATCGACTATCTGCTTACTAAACTTGGTGAGGATCGTGTAGCATTCGGCTCCGACTTTGACGGCATCGACCTGCCGGAAGAGTTGGGCGATGTCACGGGGCTACCGCGACTCATGGCCCTGCTGACATCGTCTGGCATCAGCCAGTCGTTGGCAGAGAAACTTGCCTGGCGCAACTGGCTGCGAGTTCTGAATATGACCTGGGGTAACTGA
- the gorA gene encoding glutathione-disulfide reductase has translation MSKHYDYLAIGGGSGGIASINRAAMYGQKCALIEAKELGGTCVNVGCVPKKVMWHAAQIAEAIHLYGPDYGFDTTVNHFDWGKLVASRSAYIDRIHTSYDNVLGKNNVDVIRGFARFVDAKTVEVNGETITADHILIATGGRPSHPSIPGAEYGIDSDGFFALPALPKRVAVVGAGYIAVELAGVINGLGAETHLFVRKHAPLRSFDPMITETLVEVMAAEGPNLHTHAVPTAVMKNGDGSLTITLEDGRSQTVDCLIWAIGREPETDNFNLAATGVKTNDKGYIEVDKFQNTSVPGIYAVGDNTGAVELTPVAVAAGRRLSERLFNNKPDEHLDYSNIPTVVFSHPPIGTVGLTEPQAREQYGDDQVKVYKSSFTAMYTAVTSHRQPCRMKLVCVGPEEKIVGIHGIGSGMDEMLQGFAVALKMGATKKDFDNTVAIHPTAAEEFVTMR, from the coding sequence ATGAGCAAACATTATGACTACCTCGCCATCGGTGGCGGCAGCGGCGGTATCGCCTCGATCAACCGTGCCGCCATGTATGGTCAAAAATGCGCGCTGATCGAAGCTAAAGAGCTGGGCGGCACCTGCGTTAACGTCGGCTGCGTGCCGAAAAAGGTGATGTGGCATGCGGCGCAAATCGCCGAAGCGATCCATCTCTACGGCCCGGATTACGGTTTCGACACCACGGTGAATCACTTCGACTGGGGCAAACTGGTCGCCAGCCGCAGCGCCTACATTGACCGTATTCACACCTCTTATGACAACGTGCTGGGCAAAAATAATGTGGATGTGATCCGCGGCTTTGCGCGCTTTGTCGATGCCAAAACCGTGGAAGTGAACGGCGAGACGATCACCGCCGACCATATCCTGATCGCTACCGGCGGTCGTCCGAGCCACCCGTCGATTCCCGGCGCGGAATATGGCATTGATTCCGATGGCTTCTTCGCCCTGCCCGCGCTGCCGAAACGCGTGGCGGTGGTAGGCGCAGGCTATATCGCCGTTGAGCTAGCGGGCGTGATCAACGGCCTCGGTGCCGAAACGCACCTCTTTGTGCGTAAACACGCGCCGCTGCGCAGCTTCGATCCGATGATCACCGAGACGCTGGTGGAAGTGATGGCGGCAGAAGGCCCGAATCTGCACACCCACGCGGTGCCGACTGCGGTTATGAAAAATGGCGACGGCAGCCTGACGATCACGCTGGAAGATGGCCGTTCGCAGACCGTTGACTGCCTGATCTGGGCGATTGGCCGCGAACCGGAAACCGATAACTTCAACCTTGCCGCCACCGGTGTGAAAACCAACGACAAGGGCTATATCGAAGTGGATAAGTTCCAGAATACCAGCGTTCCCGGCATCTACGCGGTGGGCGATAACACCGGCGCGGTTGAGCTGACGCCGGTTGCCGTGGCCGCTGGCCGCCGCCTCTCCGAGCGCCTGTTTAATAACAAGCCGGACGAGCATCTGGACTACAGCAATATTCCGACCGTGGTCTTCAGCCACCCGCCAATCGGCACCGTTGGCTTAACCGAACCGCAGGCGCGCGAGCAGTATGGCGACGACCAGGTGAAGGTCTATAAATCCTCCTTTACCGCGATGTATACCGCCGTCACCTCTCACCGCCAGCCGTGCCGCATGAAGCTGGTCTGCGTCGGGCCAGAGGAGAAGATTGTCGGTATTCACGGCATCGGATCCGGAATGGATGAGATGTTGCAGGGCTTCGCCGTGGCGCTGAAGATGGGCGCGACCAAGAAGGACTTCGACAACACTGTCGCCATCCACCCAACGGCGGCGGAAGAGTTCGTCACCATGCGTTAA
- a CDS encoding 23S rRNA (adenine(2030)-N(6))-methyltransferase RlmJ, producing MLSYRHSFHAGNHADVLKHTVQSLIIEALKEKEKPFLYLDTHAGAGRYQLSGEHAERTGEYMEGIARIWQQDDLPAELEPYMNVVRHFNRGEQLRYYPGSPLIARQLLREQDTLMLTELHPSDFPLLRQEFQKDERTRVARADGYQQLKAKLPPVSRRGLILIDPPYEIKTDYQAVVSGISEGHKRFATGVYALWYPVVMRQQIKRMLRDLEATGIRNILQIELGVRPDSDQRGMTASGMIVINPPWKLEAQMNNVLPWLHKKLVPAGTGHTLVNQVVPE from the coding sequence ATGCTCAGTTATCGCCACAGCTTCCACGCGGGCAACCACGCCGACGTCCTCAAACACACCGTTCAGAGCCTGATCATCGAAGCGCTGAAAGAAAAAGAGAAACCGTTTCTCTATCTCGACACCCACGCCGGCGCGGGGCGTTATCAGCTCTCCGGCGAGCATGCGGAGCGCACCGGTGAATATATGGAAGGGATTGCGCGCATCTGGCAGCAGGACGATCTGCCCGCCGAGCTGGAACCCTATATGAATGTGGTGCGTCACTTTAACCGTGGCGAGCAGCTGCGTTACTACCCAGGCTCACCGCTGATCGCCCGCCAGCTGCTGCGCGAGCAGGACACATTGATGCTGACCGAGCTGCATCCGAGCGACTTCCCGCTGCTGCGCCAGGAGTTCCAGAAAGATGAACGCACTCGCGTGGCGCGCGCCGACGGCTACCAGCAGTTAAAAGCCAAACTGCCGCCGGTCTCCCGCCGTGGTCTGATCCTGATCGACCCGCCGTATGAGATCAAAACCGACTACCAGGCAGTGGTAAGCGGTATCAGCGAAGGCCACAAACGTTTCGCCACCGGCGTGTACGCCCTCTGGTATCCGGTTGTAATGCGCCAGCAGATCAAACGCATGCTGCGCGATCTGGAAGCGACCGGCATTCGCAACATCCTGCAAATCGAGCTGGGCGTGCGCCCGGACAGCGATCAACGCGGCATGACCGCCTCCGGCATGATCGTGATTAACCCGCCGTGGAAACTCGAAGCGCAAATGAACAACGTGCTGCCGTGGCTGCACAAGAAACTGGTCCCGGCCGGTACAGGCCATACGCTGGTAAACCAGGTAGTACCAGAGTAA
- the prlC gene encoding oligopeptidase A, translating to MTNPLLTPFELPPFSHIRPEHVVPAVTKALDDCRNAVESVVAQGGPYTWANLCQPLAEVDDRLGRLFSPVSHLNSVKNSPELREAYEQTLPLLSEYSTWVGQHEGLYNAYRDLRDGDHYAELSVAEKKSVDNALRDFKLSGIGLPKETQKRYGEIAARLSELGNLYSNNVLDATMGWSKLVTDESELSGMPESALAAAKAQAEAKEQEGYLLTLDIPSYLPVMTYCDNQALREEMYRAYSTRASDQGPNAGKWDNSPVMAEILALRHELAQLLGFESYADKSLATKMAENPAQVLEFLTDLAKRARPQGEKELAQLRAFAKAEFGVDDLQPWDIAYYSEKQKQHLYSISDEQLRPYFPENRAVNGLFEVVKRIYGITAKERTDVDVWHPEVRFFELYDENNELRGSFYLDLYAREHKRGGAWMDDCVGQMRRADGTLQKPVAYLTCNFNRPVSGKPALFTHDEVITLFHEFGHGLHHMLTRVETAGVAGISGVPWDAVELPSQFMENWCWEPEALAFISGHFETGEPLPQELLDKMLAAKNYQAAMFILRQLEFGLFDFRLHAEFNPQEGAKILETLAEIKRQVAVMPGPSWGRFPHAFSHIFAGGYAAGYYSYLWADVLAADAYSRFEEEGIFNRETGQSFLDNILTRGGSEEPMELFKRFRGREPQIDAMLEHYGIEG from the coding sequence ATGACCAACCCCCTTTTGACGCCTTTCGAGTTACCGCCGTTTTCCCACATTCGTCCTGAACATGTTGTCCCTGCGGTAACGAAAGCGCTGGACGACTGCCGGAACGCGGTTGAGAGCGTTGTCGCGCAGGGTGGCCCCTATACCTGGGCCAATCTTTGCCAGCCGCTGGCGGAAGTTGATGACCGCCTGGGTCGTCTCTTCTCTCCCGTCAGCCACCTGAATTCCGTAAAAAACAGCCCGGAACTGCGTGAAGCTTACGAACAGACCCTGCCGCTGCTCTCTGAGTACAGCACCTGGGTCGGCCAGCATGAAGGGCTCTATAACGCCTATCGCGATCTGCGCGACGGCGACCACTACGCTGAACTGAGCGTTGCCGAGAAAAAGTCGGTCGATAACGCCCTTCGTGACTTCAAACTGTCGGGCATCGGCCTGCCGAAAGAGACGCAGAAACGCTATGGCGAAATCGCCGCGCGCCTCTCTGAGCTGGGCAACCTCTATAGCAACAATGTGCTCGACGCCACCATGGGCTGGAGCAAGCTGGTTACTGACGAATCTGAACTCTCCGGCATGCCGGAAAGCGCCTTAGCGGCGGCGAAAGCGCAGGCAGAAGCCAAAGAGCAAGAGGGCTATCTGTTAACCCTCGATATTCCGAGCTACCTGCCGGTGATGACCTACTGCGACAACCAGGCGCTGCGCGAAGAGATGTACCGCGCGTACAGCACCCGCGCCTCCGATCAGGGGCCGAACGCGGGTAAATGGGATAACAGCCCGGTGATGGCAGAGATCCTCGCCCTGCGTCACGAACTGGCGCAGCTGCTTGGCTTTGAGAGCTATGCGGATAAATCACTGGCGACCAAAATGGCGGAAAACCCGGCGCAGGTGCTGGAGTTCTTAACCGATCTGGCGAAACGCGCGCGCCCGCAGGGCGAAAAAGAGTTGGCGCAGCTGCGTGCTTTTGCGAAAGCGGAGTTTGGCGTCGACGATCTGCAACCGTGGGATATCGCCTACTACAGCGAAAAACAGAAGCAGCACCTCTACAGCATCAGCGATGAGCAACTGCGCCCTTACTTCCCGGAAAACCGCGCCGTTAACGGCCTGTTCGAAGTGGTAAAACGCATTTACGGCATTACCGCTAAAGAGCGTACCGATGTCGATGTCTGGCACCCGGAAGTGCGCTTCTTCGAACTGTATGACGAAAACAACGAGCTGCGCGGCAGCTTCTACCTCGATCTCTATGCCCGCGAGCACAAACGCGGCGGGGCGTGGATGGATGATTGCGTCGGCCAGATGCGCCGCGCTGATGGCACGCTGCAAAAGCCGGTCGCCTATCTCACCTGTAACTTTAACCGCCCGGTGAGCGGCAAACCGGCGCTCTTCACCCATGATGAAGTGATCACCCTGTTCCATGAGTTTGGTCACGGCCTGCACCATATGCTGACGCGGGTTGAAACCGCAGGCGTTGCGGGCATCAGCGGTGTGCCGTGGGATGCGGTTGAGCTGCCGAGCCAGTTTATGGAGAACTGGTGCTGGGAGCCGGAGGCGCTGGCGTTTATCTCCGGTCACTTTGAGACCGGCGAGCCGCTGCCGCAGGAGTTGCTGGATAAAATGCTGGCGGCGAAAAACTACCAGGCGGCGATGTTTATCCTGCGCCAGCTGGAGTTCGGCCTGTTCGACTTCCGTCTGCATGCGGAATTCAACCCGCAAGAGGGGGCGAAAATCCTCGAAACCCTGGCTGAGATCAAACGCCAGGTGGCGGTGATGCCTGGGCCGTCGTGGGGCCGTTTCCCGCACGCCTTCAGCCACATCTTCGCAGGCGGTTACGCCGCAGGTTACTACAGCTACCTGTGGGCCGATGTGCTGGCAGCGGATGCCTACTCCCGCTTTGAGGAGGAGGGGATTTTCAACCGCGAAACCGGGCAGTCATTCCTCGATAACATCCTGACGCGCGGCGGTTCAGAAGAGCCGATGGAGCTGTTCAAACGCTTCCGTGGCCGCGAGCCGCAGATTGACGCGATGCTTGAGCATTATGGTATCGAAGGCTAA